The nucleotide window ATGGTCAAATCCGGCCTCGGCGTGGAGTGCACGCCGCTCGGCCGCCATTCGGTGGAGCTGAACTTCGTCTACCGCAAGGGCGAGGCCGAAGATCCGGCCATCGCCGCACTCATCGAGATCGTTCGCACCGCCTGGGGGGGATAATGGAACTGTACCAGCTCAAGACGTTCGTGGCCGTGGCCGAGGAGGGCAACCTGACCAAGGCCGCCGAGCGCATCTTCGCCAGCCAGCCGGCCGTGAGCGGCCACATCAAGGCCCTTGAGGAGGAGCTGGGGCTGCCCCTGTTCGTGCGCACCCCGCGCGGCATGCAGCTGACCGAGGCGGGTAAGGAACTCAAGCTCAAGGCCGAAGCCATCCTGCTGGCGGCCGACGACCTGCTCCACCAGGCCAGGAATTATCGCAAGGACCTGACCGGAACGCTATGCGTTGTCCTGAACACTGACCCGGATTTCCTGCGGGTGACCGGTCTCATCGACGCCATGGCCCAAACCCATCCGAAGCTGCGCCTGAAATTCCAGCAGGGTGACTCCTGGAATATTCTCAAGGACGTACGGGACAGGCGGGTCGACGGGGGGTTTTCCTTTTCGGAGAATCACTATGCCGAGGTCACGGCGTTGCCCCTCGACGACATACCGATCCGCGTGGTGGCCCCGGCGAGCTGGGCCGCCCGGATCAAGGGCAGGTCAATGGACCAGCTGGCCGCCATGCCATGGGTCAAGCCGAACATGGAATGTCCGTATATGGCGATCATCGAAGGGGTGCTCAAGGATTCGGGAATATTTTTAAGCGACTACATAGAGGTGGATTCCGAAGACGTCATCCGCCAGCTGGTGGCTGCGGGCAAGGGGCTTTCCCTGCTCAAAGAACACGACGCCGTCGCCATGGTCACCGCCGGAACCGCCGTTGTCTGCGACTTCGGGCCGCCCCTGTCCCTGCCCATCAGTTTCGTGTACCCGAAGTGCCGTGAAAACGATCCGCTCATCCGGGCCCTTGCGGATGCCGTCATCCAGGCCTGGAACACCTCCGACTAGTCGACGCCCCACACCTTTTTCACGTGATCGATGACGGCCCGCATGACCGGGTCCTGGTCACGCCGCTTCAGGCAGACGAAGCTCAGATCGATGGACAGCTCGTCGAATTCCATGACGTGAACGGTCTGGCCGATGCGGTTGGCCGCCTCCGCTTCGTTCCTGCGCAGGAACGAGACGCCCTTGCCTGCGGCCACCAGCACCCGGATGACCTCGTCTCCGTCCACTTCAAGCTGGTTGGAGGGCTTGAAGTCGTGGGACTGGAAAAACGGTTCGACGAGCTTCTGCACCGGGTTGTCCGACGGGTCCAAAATCCACGGCAGGTCGGCCAGGGCTTCGAGCCCGCCCTTGATGCGGTCCCGCCAGATGTCCGGCACGGCAACCAGGAACTGCGTGGTTTCCAGCAGGACGGCGTCGATATCCGATGAACGCGGGTCGCCGAAGATGAAGCCGCAATCCAGTTCGCCGTCACG belongs to Pseudodesulfovibrio portus and includes:
- a CDS encoding LysR family transcriptional regulator: MELYQLKTFVAVAEEGNLTKAAERIFASQPAVSGHIKALEEELGLPLFVRTPRGMQLTEAGKELKLKAEAILLAADDLLHQARNYRKDLTGTLCVVLNTDPDFLRVTGLIDAMAQTHPKLRLKFQQGDSWNILKDVRDRRVDGGFSFSENHYAEVTALPLDDIPIRVVAPASWAARIKGRSMDQLAAMPWVKPNMECPYMAIIEGVLKDSGIFLSDYIEVDSEDVIRQLVAAGKGLSLLKEHDAVAMVTAGTAVVCDFGPPLSLPISFVYPKCRENDPLIRALADAVIQAWNTSD
- a CDS encoding LysR family transcriptional regulator, with amino-acid sequence MELYQLKTFVVVAEEGHLTRASVRLHTSQPSVSAHIKALEEELDTRLFIRTPKGMRLTEAGQRLRAKALDVLQAARELKLEARNMGGELVGDLAMGLNTDAEYLRIVPLLNSLGAAHPKVTLQIQQRASTSVQGAIRDGELDCGFIFGDPRSSDIDAVLLETTQFLVAVPDIWRDRIKGGLEALADLPWILDPSDNPVQKLVEPFFQSHDFKPSNQLEVDGDEVIRVLVAAGKGVSFLRRNEAEAANRIGQTVHVMEFDELSIDLSFVCLKRRDQDPVMRAVIDHVKKVWGVD